A DNA window from Anoplolepis gracilipes chromosome 13, ASM4749672v1, whole genome shotgun sequence contains the following coding sequences:
- the LOC140672799 gene encoding uncharacterized protein isoform X1 encodes MKTYSRKKGDSPSNVIIHVNELCRLCLAKEEEMVPIYDDETVPLPLRINACINIEVYEQDGLPNMICHPCKYQLEKSYQFRKKCQAADAKLRKHMKLIQQLTGQDEEGENQDSNKDDSKESTTGKSKQVKQLLADLVSTKGDSSQADGEPIEVTEEELVGGYILGMNSENPEMEENVSEDPENITLVPPEERTAKARCTIRTTRIKQEQESEDEAEEVQRAIASADHKNVYMMELTSNSSTQGESLKLQPMGDTIVDANPELKVFKCDKCPKAFTRRIMLKSHQSVHSTQRGFTCQACEKWFPTRSALVRHERTHTGEKPFGCNICHRAFAQKEILFRHLMTHSGQKPFQCQHCEKSFTQREALKVHMRRHQKLNPNDIQLHHCQLCPKAFCHASGLSRHLVTHTGRTYKCVECEKSFTDKSSLLRHSRIHAPKKIIAN; translated from the exons ATGAAAACGTACAGCAGGAAAAAGGGCGACAGCCCGAGTAATGTCATCATTCACGTGAACGAGCTGTGCCGACTGTGCTTAGCCAAGGAGGAGGAGATGGTGCCGATCTACGACGACGAGACCGTGCCGTTGCCATTGCGTATAAACGCCTGCATCAACATCGAG gTCTACGAACAGGATGGGCTTCCTAATATGATATGTCATCCATGCAAATATCAATTAGAAAAATCTTatcaattcagaaaaaaatgtcaggCTGCAGATGCCAAACTCAGAAAACATATGAAGTTAATACAGCAATTGACTGGACAGGACGAAGAAGGCGAAAACCAGGATAGCAACAAGGATGATTCGAAGGAATCCACTACCGGCAAATCTAAACAAGTTAAACAGTTGTTAGCTGATTTAGTTTCGACTAAAGGTGACAGTAGTCAAGCAGATGGAGAACCAATCGAAGTAACAGAGGAGGAGCTTGTTGGTGGATACATCTTGG gaATGAATTCCGAGAATCCGGAAATGGAAGAAAATGTTTCGGAGGATCCAGAAAACATTACATTGGTACCCCCTGAAGAACGAACGGCCAAAGCACGATGCACAATCAGAACAACGCGTATCAAGCAGGAACAGGAATCCGAGGACGAAGCGGAAGAGGTCCAGAGAGCGATCGCAAGTGCCGACcacaaaaatgtttacatGATGGAACTTACCAGCAACAGTTCCACTCAAGGAGAGTCATTGAAACTGCAACCTATGGGTGACACGATAG TTGATGCAAATCCGGAATTGAAGGTGTTCAAATGCGATAAATGTCCGAAAGCGTTTACTCGAAGAATAATGCTAAAGAGTCATCAGTCTGTACACTCCACACAGAGAGGTTTCACATGTCAAGCATGTGAAAAATGGTTCCCGACAAGATCCGCGCTAGTGAGACATGAACGTACACATACAG GCGAGAAACCATTTGGCTGCAACATCTGTCACCGCGCCTTCGCACAGAAGGAGATCCTATTCCGTCACTTGATGACACACTCTGGTCAGAAACCCTTCCAATGTCAGCACTGCGAAAAAAGCTTCACACAGCGAGAGGCACTTAAAGTGCATATGCGTCGGCATCAGAAGCTGAATCCCAATGATATCCAGTTGCATCATTGTCAACTTTGTCCAAAGGCGTTTTGTCATGCATCAGGTCTTAGCAGACACTTGGTTACACATACGGGCAGAACGTACAAGTGTGTCGAATGCGAAAAGTCTTTCACTGATAAGAGCTCGCTGCTCAGACATAGTCGTATCCATGCGCCCAAGAAAATCATAGCAAATTGA
- the LOC140672799 gene encoding uncharacterized protein isoform X2, translating into MICHPCKYQLEKSYQFRKKCQAADAKLRKHMKLIQQLTGQDEEGENQDSNKDDSKESTTGKSKQVKQLLADLVSTKGDSSQADGEPIEVTEEELVGGYILGMNSENPEMEENVSEDPENITLVPPEERTAKARCTIRTTRIKQEQESEDEAEEVQRAIASADHKNVYMMELTSNSSTQGESLKLQPMGDTIVDANPELKVFKCDKCPKAFTRRIMLKSHQSVHSTQRGFTCQACEKWFPTRSALVRHERTHTGEKPFGCNICHRAFAQKEILFRHLMTHSGQKPFQCQHCEKSFTQREALKVHMRRHQKLNPNDIQLHHCQLCPKAFCHASGLSRHLVTHTGRTYKCVECEKSFTDKSSLLRHSRIHAPKKIIAN; encoded by the exons ATGATATGTCATCCATGCAAATATCAATTAGAAAAATCTTatcaattcagaaaaaaatgtcaggCTGCAGATGCCAAACTCAGAAAACATATGAAGTTAATACAGCAATTGACTGGACAGGACGAAGAAGGCGAAAACCAGGATAGCAACAAGGATGATTCGAAGGAATCCACTACCGGCAAATCTAAACAAGTTAAACAGTTGTTAGCTGATTTAGTTTCGACTAAAGGTGACAGTAGTCAAGCAGATGGAGAACCAATCGAAGTAACAGAGGAGGAGCTTGTTGGTGGATACATCTTGG gaATGAATTCCGAGAATCCGGAAATGGAAGAAAATGTTTCGGAGGATCCAGAAAACATTACATTGGTACCCCCTGAAGAACGAACGGCCAAAGCACGATGCACAATCAGAACAACGCGTATCAAGCAGGAACAGGAATCCGAGGACGAAGCGGAAGAGGTCCAGAGAGCGATCGCAAGTGCCGACcacaaaaatgtttacatGATGGAACTTACCAGCAACAGTTCCACTCAAGGAGAGTCATTGAAACTGCAACCTATGGGTGACACGATAG TTGATGCAAATCCGGAATTGAAGGTGTTCAAATGCGATAAATGTCCGAAAGCGTTTACTCGAAGAATAATGCTAAAGAGTCATCAGTCTGTACACTCCACACAGAGAGGTTTCACATGTCAAGCATGTGAAAAATGGTTCCCGACAAGATCCGCGCTAGTGAGACATGAACGTACACATACAG GCGAGAAACCATTTGGCTGCAACATCTGTCACCGCGCCTTCGCACAGAAGGAGATCCTATTCCGTCACTTGATGACACACTCTGGTCAGAAACCCTTCCAATGTCAGCACTGCGAAAAAAGCTTCACACAGCGAGAGGCACTTAAAGTGCATATGCGTCGGCATCAGAAGCTGAATCCCAATGATATCCAGTTGCATCATTGTCAACTTTGTCCAAAGGCGTTTTGTCATGCATCAGGTCTTAGCAGACACTTGGTTACACATACGGGCAGAACGTACAAGTGTGTCGAATGCGAAAAGTCTTTCACTGATAAGAGCTCGCTGCTCAGACATAGTCGTATCCATGCGCCCAAGAAAATCATAGCAAATTGA